From a single Sparus aurata chromosome 13, fSpaAur1.1, whole genome shotgun sequence genomic region:
- the LOC115594229 gene encoding stromal interaction molecule 1-like isoform X1 — MILTTAVMSDMEGVCVWLVCVCMLGACVGAHSSLDRGDHAHLDHQHHHPVSNGNAASDLCVIDQQLCQDENSLLSFEAICSIHKQMDDDADGTVDMTETDEFLREDLKYHDSKAKHSSFHRADLYISVEDMWTTWKSSEVYNWTVQQVEDWLANSVELPQYAETFRKHQLDGKALPRLAVKNTTLTVTVLKILDRTHAQKLQLKALDIILFGPPAGRPNRWKDLVLGVSILMALGGCWFAYVQTRKSRDDMGKLMKDLEGLQRAEQSLQELQEKLQKAQEEQRCVQVEKVKVEEELRSEIDSAKQEAHRLRELREGTENERSRQKYAEEELEQVEEVFNVRMALKRAERELESRAHWAPPESLQKWLQLTHEIEVQYYNIKKQSAERQLLQAREGAEKIKKKRSSLFGTFHVAHSSSLDDVDHKILSAKQALAEVTAALREKLHRWQQIESLTGFCVVNNPGLGALAAALNLDPSFLGLRPPTPQHLILSDDLDDMDEDILSPGTLQYAAWQMDRRVSDLWPLSGIAETQSPWKHSAQSLMPLRQRMGDPGLAFSSQRDIMNRSDSDSALPLSHSESRSLYGSKAFLLSSRLHPLQGQGSGLGGGGGGGGGGGCGLEKSSSLGELRGNSAAVLGSACSTRSLCITSDAIDSPLVFASSASSSSTSSGRGTGVQLTPRRSPVEEDGGEESESSGSRRRNAFNKIFKKKQGRQ; from the exons acatggagggtgtgtgtgtgtggctggtgtgtgtgtgcatgctgggTGCGTGTGTCGGGGCTCACAGTTCGCTGGACAGAGGTGACCACGCCCACCTGGACCACCAACACCATCATCCTGTTTCCAATGGCAACGCAGCCTCAG ATCTGTGTGTGATAgaccagcagctctgtcaggATGAAAACTCCCTGCTGAGTTTCGAGGCGATCTGCAGCATCCACAAACAGATGGACGACGACGCAGACGGGACGGTGGACATGACGGAGACGGACGAG tttctCAGGGAGGATCTGAAGTATCACGACTCCAAagccaaacacagcagcttccaCCGAGCCGACCTGTACATCAGTGTGGAGGACATGTGGACCACCTGGAAGAGCTCCGAAG tgtaTAACTGGAcggtgcagcaggtggaggactGGCTGGCCAACAGTGTGGAGCTTCCTCAGTACGCAGAAACCTTCAGGAAACACCAGCTGGATGGGAAGGCCTTACCCAG GCTGGCGGTGAAGAACACCACGCTGACCGTGACCGTGCTGAAGATCTTAGACAGAACTCACGCTCAGAAACTGCAGCTCAAAGCCCTCGACATCATCCTGTTTGGAccgccag CAGGCCGTCCGAACCGGTGGAAGGATCTGGTTCTGGGTGTGTCCATCCTCATGGCGCTGGGTGGCTGCTGGTTCGCCTACGTCCAGACCAGGAAGTCCAGAGACGACATGGGGAAGCTGATGAAGGACCTGGAGGGTCTGCAGAGGGCCGAGCAGagcctgcaggagctgcaggagaa GCTGCAGAAGGCTCAGGAGGAGCAGCGCTGCGTTCAGGTGGAgaaggtgaaggtggaggaggagctgaggagcGAGATCGACTCGGCCAAACAGGAGGCACATCGGCTCCGAGAGCTCCGAGAGGGAACCGAGAACGAGAGGAGCCGGCAGAAATACgctgaggaggagctggaacAGGTAGAGGAGGTTTTCAAT GTGCGTATGGCGTTGAAGAGGGCGGAGAGGGAGCTTGAGTCGCGGGCTCACTGGGCTCCACCGGAGTCTCTGCAGAAGTGGCTTCAGCTGACGCACGAGATCGAGGTTCAGTACTACAACATCAAGAAACAGAGCGCAGagaggcagctgctgcaggccAGAGAGGGG GCAGAGAAGatcaagaagaagaggagctcTTTGTTCGGGACGTTTCATGTGGCTCACAGCTCCTCGCTGGACGACGTCGACCATAAGATCCTCTCTGCCAA aCAGGCGCTGGCCGAGGTGACGGCGGCGCTGCGAGAGAAGCTGCACCGCTGGCAGCAGATCGAGTCTCTGACCGGTTTCTGCGTGGTCAATAATCCGGGTCTGGGAGCGCTGGCTGCCGCCCTCAACCTGGACCCGTCCTTCCTCGGCCTGCGACCTCCGACCCCGCAGCACCTCATCCTCTCCGATGACCTCGACGACATGGACGAAGACATCCTGTCTCCTGGGACGCTACAGT ACGCAGCGTGGCAGATGGACCGGCGAGTGAGCGACCTCTGGCCCCTGAGTGGCATCGCAGAAACCCAGTCACCATGGAAACACTCTG ctcagagTCTGATGCCCCTGCGACAGCGGATGGGAGACCCCGGTTTGGCGTTCAGCTCTCAGAG gGACATCATGAACCGCTCCGACTCTGACTccgccctccctctctctcacagcgAATCACGAAGCCTGTATGGGTCCAAGGCCTTCCTCCTTTCATCCAGGCTCCACCCCCTGCAGGGTCAGGGCTCGGGGCtcggtggaggtggaggaggaggtggaggaggaggttgtgGTCTGGAGAAGAGCTCTAGCCTCGGGGAGCTGAGGGGCAACTCTGCTGCCGTCCTCGGCTCCGCCTGCTCCACCCGCTCCCTCTGCATCACGTCCGACGCCATCGACAGCCCGCTCGTCTTCGCGTCCTCCGCCTCGTCCAGCTCGACCAGCAGCGGTCGGGGGACGGGCGTCCAGCTCACGCCCAGGAGGAGTCCtgtggaggaggacggaggCGAGGAGAGCGAGTCGTCCGGCAGCCGGAGGAGAAACGCTTTTAATAAGATCTTTAAGAAGAAGCAGGGTCGCCAGTGA
- the LOC115594229 gene encoding stromal interaction molecule 1-like isoform X5 produces the protein MEGVCVWLVCVCMLGACVGAHSSLDRGDHAHLDHQHHHPVSNGNAASDLCVIDQQLCQDENSLLSFEAICSIHKQMDDDADGTVDMTETDEFLREDLKYHDSKAKHSSFHRADLYISVEDMWTTWKSSEVYNWTVQQVEDWLANSVELPQYAETFRKHQLDGKALPRLAVKNTTLTVTVLKILDRTHAQKLQLKALDIILFGPPAGRPNRWKDLVLGVSILMALGGCWFAYVQTRKSRDDMGKLMKDLEGLQRAEQSLQELQEKLQKAQEEQRCVQVEKVKVEEELRSEIDSAKQEAHRLRELREGTENERSRQKYAEEELEQVEEVFNVRMALKRAERELESRAHWAPPESLQKWLQLTHEIEVQYYNIKKQSAERQLLQAREGAEKIKKKRSSLFGTFHVAHSSSLDDVDHKILSAKQALAEVTAALREKLHRWQQIESLTGFCVVNNPGLGALAAALNLDPSFLGLRPPTPQHLILSDDLDDMDEDILSPGTLQYAAWQMDRRVSDLWPLSGIAETQSPWKHSAQSLMPLRQRMGDPGLAFSSQRDIMNRSDSDSALPLSHSESRSLYGSKAFLLSSRLHPLQGQGSGLGGGGGGGGGGGCGLEKSSSLGELRGNSAAVLGSACSTRSLCITSDAIDSPLVFASSASSSSTSSGRGTGVQLTPRRSPVEEDGGEESESSGSRRRNAFNKIFKKKQGRQ, from the exons atggagggtgtgtgtgtgtggctggtgtgtgtgtgcatgctgggTGCGTGTGTCGGGGCTCACAGTTCGCTGGACAGAGGTGACCACGCCCACCTGGACCACCAACACCATCATCCTGTTTCCAATGGCAACGCAGCCTCAG ATCTGTGTGTGATAgaccagcagctctgtcaggATGAAAACTCCCTGCTGAGTTTCGAGGCGATCTGCAGCATCCACAAACAGATGGACGACGACGCAGACGGGACGGTGGACATGACGGAGACGGACGAG tttctCAGGGAGGATCTGAAGTATCACGACTCCAAagccaaacacagcagcttccaCCGAGCCGACCTGTACATCAGTGTGGAGGACATGTGGACCACCTGGAAGAGCTCCGAAG tgtaTAACTGGAcggtgcagcaggtggaggactGGCTGGCCAACAGTGTGGAGCTTCCTCAGTACGCAGAAACCTTCAGGAAACACCAGCTGGATGGGAAGGCCTTACCCAG GCTGGCGGTGAAGAACACCACGCTGACCGTGACCGTGCTGAAGATCTTAGACAGAACTCACGCTCAGAAACTGCAGCTCAAAGCCCTCGACATCATCCTGTTTGGAccgccag CAGGCCGTCCGAACCGGTGGAAGGATCTGGTTCTGGGTGTGTCCATCCTCATGGCGCTGGGTGGCTGCTGGTTCGCCTACGTCCAGACCAGGAAGTCCAGAGACGACATGGGGAAGCTGATGAAGGACCTGGAGGGTCTGCAGAGGGCCGAGCAGagcctgcaggagctgcaggagaa GCTGCAGAAGGCTCAGGAGGAGCAGCGCTGCGTTCAGGTGGAgaaggtgaaggtggaggaggagctgaggagcGAGATCGACTCGGCCAAACAGGAGGCACATCGGCTCCGAGAGCTCCGAGAGGGAACCGAGAACGAGAGGAGCCGGCAGAAATACgctgaggaggagctggaacAGGTAGAGGAGGTTTTCAAT GTGCGTATGGCGTTGAAGAGGGCGGAGAGGGAGCTTGAGTCGCGGGCTCACTGGGCTCCACCGGAGTCTCTGCAGAAGTGGCTTCAGCTGACGCACGAGATCGAGGTTCAGTACTACAACATCAAGAAACAGAGCGCAGagaggcagctgctgcaggccAGAGAGGGG GCAGAGAAGatcaagaagaagaggagctcTTTGTTCGGGACGTTTCATGTGGCTCACAGCTCCTCGCTGGACGACGTCGACCATAAGATCCTCTCTGCCAA aCAGGCGCTGGCCGAGGTGACGGCGGCGCTGCGAGAGAAGCTGCACCGCTGGCAGCAGATCGAGTCTCTGACCGGTTTCTGCGTGGTCAATAATCCGGGTCTGGGAGCGCTGGCTGCCGCCCTCAACCTGGACCCGTCCTTCCTCGGCCTGCGACCTCCGACCCCGCAGCACCTCATCCTCTCCGATGACCTCGACGACATGGACGAAGACATCCTGTCTCCTGGGACGCTACAGT ACGCAGCGTGGCAGATGGACCGGCGAGTGAGCGACCTCTGGCCCCTGAGTGGCATCGCAGAAACCCAGTCACCATGGAAACACTCTG ctcagagTCTGATGCCCCTGCGACAGCGGATGGGAGACCCCGGTTTGGCGTTCAGCTCTCAGAG gGACATCATGAACCGCTCCGACTCTGACTccgccctccctctctctcacagcgAATCACGAAGCCTGTATGGGTCCAAGGCCTTCCTCCTTTCATCCAGGCTCCACCCCCTGCAGGGTCAGGGCTCGGGGCtcggtggaggtggaggaggaggtggaggaggaggttgtgGTCTGGAGAAGAGCTCTAGCCTCGGGGAGCTGAGGGGCAACTCTGCTGCCGTCCTCGGCTCCGCCTGCTCCACCCGCTCCCTCTGCATCACGTCCGACGCCATCGACAGCCCGCTCGTCTTCGCGTCCTCCGCCTCGTCCAGCTCGACCAGCAGCGGTCGGGGGACGGGCGTCCAGCTCACGCCCAGGAGGAGTCCtgtggaggaggacggaggCGAGGAGAGCGAGTCGTCCGGCAGCCGGAGGAGAAACGCTTTTAATAAGATCTTTAAGAAGAAGCAGGGTCGCCAGTGA